The genomic stretch aagggatcttggtcattattgaaaagggttcgttttgtattgtgctcatcctgcacatttattaaggtgattatgccaacgaaaaacttttatttgactcaaaataaaactatctatattctttTCCAAGATTTTTTCAAAACGATGGACTCGGTTTTCAAATGCGGTCTTTTTGCACTTCGGGaacgaaaattttaaggctgcaagagtcaaccggtcaaaaatcaaaaaggATGACCAAAGATCGGCGTTTATGCAATGTCAACCTTCCGACGTCCTGCttaggaacattcggctattttttgcaaaaacggcATCATCCGACTTGTTTATAACGAAAATTAAAATAGACTTTTTGactattttttttacaaaaagggaggttggacccgatgagggttgcctacgtatctcacacccagtgagaatcaaaccagcgtagttcgagCAAATAAACTaactgattttgaaaacaaacatattttccccttcttctttttttagcgaaagaaactatttttccttttcgtttttttttgaaaacaaagcaaactaaaataaaggactttttcctacacactttctgcttttttgggtaaacaaacaattttaaaagtagtatatatatatatatatatatatatatatatatatatatatatatatatatatatattattttttattttttttaaaaaaaaaattcggcagagttccaACAGTACTTGGACGctgggtttttctaaaataatcaattaactccctaactgttatttctctctttttctctttttttttcaattttccaacattcccgagattcaaaaaccggtcaacatgcgggTTCGGAATAAATGCACAatacaaataggatgcagcaggatggtcttttcatttcaggttgctattcctagacggacccaacccctatgttgagtcccctaagtcaaatgcaacatgatgcaaataatcgttcctactagggatccggcatgaagtcatgttattctatgttcaaaacctgagtcggtgttctagactgtgtacccgagcggacaactcaagtcgaggagggggcaacttaccgggaaccaaaaggccatctgacttcgtaacttgtccgagcctcttttttatttcagggtatgacactaacagaatagggagtctcaaccagtaagcacatccccggaggtgaagagagaagggttcggcacagtttatatatacagtcaaataatatcaaagcggtaaaagcagcatttagcacattaggctcaaacatgtaaaaattagataaagccaaatataacaatttatctaaagccaaatataaaaatcagcatttatctgattttttttaaacaattaagaacttatatgcaaatttaactttgacccgcttttatcattattgttattattattattttatacaagaattgcaacatcgtgaaaacgcatctcgaatcacgtcacaacTAGTGTACACATgctttgttgacgcattttgactccgcCAAGATTGgaatttgggttacataaatgcacacccatgtttaagaaaatATCCTTATTAAATACACGCCTAAAGACTACGCGTTGTTATACTTTttggtaggaccgtgaaatttactaaacgatccatcccagaatctaagtatttttttaaaaaaaataaataagattggaggacctggcaaattttttttgtattgtttatattatattttttttagcgaaatcctctcttattttatgaatatcctaaaatgactacattttttatttttttattttttgtctataaatataaaatcaatctttacatacttaaaaataacatattaaatactagtttaaaataaatattagtgGAAagaaatattactaaaattgtaattataaatacaatatggaattgtcaaataatatttttaaagaaaCAAATTATCACATAATCGGattaaaatcatattgttagataacttgagctattgaaattaattatttacatctactgaaaattagaaacaatcttgattactaatgcgtatttctaaaatttaattaatttaaccttaactaaccttgttttaattcaaatcatgtcctaatacttgattcgcaaaattaatttaaattcatgttttaactaaatttagctacatgatttcgattaacttaatgttggcgatactaaaacccttataaatagtgaacttagtcaattttgccaaaactgatttaataaagtcattttttcgttattttcttcttattctaattattagacagtttaatcagtaatgaacatgcttaaatatatactacctaataatcaggttaaagcaaaacattatttaatacatcgctacaatatgcctaattatgcaaaacgacggcgatttacagaatgataatacatgaaataacctaaatacaattaataaaaaaaagctaaattaaaaatttaaaattccattcttcatttcagcttacaaaatgccaaaattacagttgtgtacctggtattgtcaatataagaagaagaatgtcagccacgtagtacgtaacacagcaacaacaataataaccagcaatccagtcaacagaaatctcaatgacagatttgaaaatcaaaataaaatccagaaacaccgacaacaaacaacAGACAGAAGCTAAGGGAattttttcagatttgaaagactaattaatgtttaacccttaatttctaaacccgtatatcagaatatttatcaggtgtatactactctctcttttaatttccagctccttttttatttgtatttttttttaaagttttaatatttttcggaatttttctttctctctctcttcaatcttcagcccttttttttctctctgtctccctttttttaaaatctgatcaagtccccCTATTTATTACCATCTCTTCAGCATTTTTAGAAAATTAAAACTcgctatcttcccactcatcacccttttaatcccactacttaatgttttgtcccccactacattaaacaaataccccattatatcttgtcccccatgcttatatgaaataattgcattattccccaccattatatcttgtccccccattattgattattttaatattattttaatcctaattgacagtgcactcaaaataaataattgttcagaattttaattccaaaaatacccctctgaccttactgaaattaacattttacccctgaacgtaccgcaaattaccaaactacccccatcagctataaccaattcacctaatcaatttcaaccaaaatacagcaaatatgaccaatttctaaacaattttcaacaacaaattcaaactaaatgatgaacaaccaagaaacaactaaaattattttgattgaacaatattttttaacattaaacaaacctactttcagattcaacaacaacaacaacaacaaacaagtatattcagatttctaaattcaataatcatttgaacttaaaattaaatctaacaacattacaaccaacaatttctatattaaactaaacaagatcatgaaacaaactgaaaaaataatcataaatgataaacaacgaacaagaaaatcaaacttatactaatttcggattcaagaacaatcaaacaaagtatggacataaatgaaaagattcaacaacaataacaagcaagttttattcaaattcgaattaaactcgaattaagcttaaacaaaacaaataaacatattcaaatcactaaacttcaaataatcaattgatcttttttaaattaaatccaacaaaattataacaaagatacattgaatcaaaaaattaaaaaccaaaacataacttcacattaaatcactgaattagaacgaacttcaaacaaaatgaacacgaattaaatctatattacacaacaaacaacggattcaagcgatttaactAACACTCttttatattaaaattaaatccttttaaattaataaaacaaactgaagaaataattaattgaacttcaacttaaatctaaaaacattataaataaactaacaatttctatctaaaaataaataagaaaaatgaaacaaactgaagaaaaataaaaaaaatgataaacaCGAATTgattaaaccaactaaccggatcggaacgacgatgaactcgagCCAAGTCTGCCAATGACCTAACAGATCTCGACTTCAACGAAACTCACCTTCCTTTTAAACtcgacgaactcaaaacgacaaaCGACGACCTCGACGGATTGAAACTGAAGAACGACGAGGCAGCAGCCAtgagagctcgagctcgagctcgaagaAAGCTGACGACGATGAAGGgcgaagcagcagcagcaacgctgcttcaggtggtcgtttggacgcAAGGGTGGGCTACGATGGAGGGCTGGCAGCAGTGGTCGAGGTTGGCAGCGGTGAAGTTGCTACATCGACGGACTGACGTgaaagtgaggaagaagaagcagcagcgaGAGGGGAAGCCATGGCAGCTTGAGCTCGAGCTCGACGCAGttgagatgaagaagaagaaaacgcagaGGTCGTTTGGGACAAAGACGAAGAAGAAACAGCAGCCATGAACGGCTGCTGCGTGAGGTCGTCCACTGTGcatgtgtgtgagtgtgacggggtgagggTCAAGGGCTGGAGGGGGAGGTCGTTGGGCGAGGggtaagggcagccatgggaggggacTTGGaagtttgaagaagaagaaggtaagaTAGGGGGCGGATGGGATTTTTCAACAGTGaatttttttttagggttttgtttttgaaatgaaagatagggaaataggggtgttgggtctttggggttatggattgggtcgacccggtttgaaatggaccgggtcgtagggaaaggttgggtatatttgggcctgtggtataaaattgaagaagagacctaattccgattttctttattttttttacttcctaattaataaaactaaaattctaaattaaattataaactaaattatcttattaaaaaaaatactaattaactctaaaaataattatcgcacatttaaatagcaattaacgataaaatcgcacaatttagacgttaaatgctaaaactgcaacgtacattattttttatgattttttcattttgtaaaacaaatttgaTTAAATACAAAATGCAAacacgacatattttatatttttattaatttaaataaataaacatgcacagacaaaaatacaaataattatacaaaaataccacaaaaatacaaaaattgcacacaaaggaaaattgttttattttgaatttttaggagtgattcttatatagggcaaaaatcacgtgctcacaggtagATCCACTATCAATCAATATATTCAAGAGTTTCCTGTGAGAGTACCCCATAAGTCTAATTGTTTGATACCCTTGAGTGCCCTGCAGAGCATGGATAGAAATCTCACAAGTTTTAGCAGTTTCCTCCTCCCTAGGTGAGCCCCCCCCCAATTCTTCAATGATTTCTACCTCCTCCACTAATTCCAACATGTACACCTATGCTTTGTTCTTGCAAATGTGTCCGGGATGAAACTTTTCATCACATAGGAAGCATAGTTCTTGAGCCCTTTTTTCATTCAGTTCAGCCTGAGTTAGCCTTCTTCTTTTAAACTTATCAGCTTCCACTGGTTGGGTTGGCTTGGGTAAATGGTTAGCAGGTGAAGTTGAGGGTTTATGGGAGTGCATAAACTAGTTTGGTCTAGGATTAGAGTGTAGAATGACTTGTTTCATAGCTTTAGACTGTTTAGCATATATGGATTCCTAGAGCCTAGCTAGATGATAAGCTTGGGATAGGGAATAAGGTTTCAAGATCCTTACTGCATCTCCTAATTCAAGTTTAAGCCCTTCTAAAAATATGCTCACATCATAACCAGGTTCCAAATTGAGCCTAGTCATTGCTATGTCAAAAGCTTCCTGAAACTCTACCACCCCTCCCGTTTGCTTAAGCTTCACCAATTCACTCATAGGGTCATCAAATTCAGCACCAAATCTGTCTAATAAGGCCCAAATATACTCCTCCCAGCTTGGGTAAGGGAGTTTCAAATAAGCCTTTCCCCTCATGTAAGCCTCATGCCATTGAAGTGTTAGGTCATCTAAGTGCATGGAGGTCACCCTGACCTTTTCGTGGTGGGGCACCTCATCCATTGAAAAAAATTGTTCTATTTGATACCACTAATCTTGGAAACCTTTTCCTCCAAACCTTGAAAACCCGATCCTGTACTATCTTAGAATAGAGCGTGGTTGCTGATGGTTCCAACCAGCGTAGTAATATTCAGGGCCTGGAGTAAACTGATTTGGAGTTAAATGGTGTGGAATCTGAGGTGTATATAGTTGGTTTATGGGTCGTTGGTGCAGGGACATGGGTATGTGTACTGGGTTAGTAATGGAACAGGGAATAAAGCAAGAGATCTGGCCATTGGTTCCCATAGTCTGGGTAAAGTGCTGAGAATTTGGGGCAAAGAGAGGGTGAAATTGAAAGGCTGAACTAGGTGAAGATGGAGAGTGTATAGACTGGGTCGAATTGGGAGGTGCAACTGAAGAAGAAGTGTTTAATAGTTGGAAAATAGGTGCGTGAAGTGAAGCATGGGTAGACAAGGTTGACGATGGGGAAATTTGACTGGAGCCAGGGTTCCGATTCATGGGTAATTGCAGCGGCATAGGCATACTTCCTCTGAGATTGGAATTTAATggggggaaaagaaaaaggatcATCAATACCCAAAATTTCGAATGGCCCATCGGTTGGGAAATACTGCTCCTCTATATTGGACACAACAGAACTTGCTTCTTTCCCTCAATCCGAGTTGTTACCAGCAGTAAGGGTTTCCTTGAGCTCGCGAAACGCCTTCTCATTGGCAGATTCCAACTGGTTCTGCCTCAAATTGACATTCGCCACTTCAATGGCTACTCGATTTAATCGATTGAGTACCTCCTTGATTTCGCCCGACATCGTGTATCCCACAGAGCGGAaagagctctgataccactgaTGTGGTTttgagaagaagaataagaaaattGCAGAAGCTAAGCTAGAAGATGAGCTAAGAGTTATCTTTCATAAATCTGAATAGAACAGCGTACAACTTCAGCTATTACAAGGCTCTCTTAGCTTAGGACTAAACTGTAAAGTAAATACCCAGTGGACTGAAATATAAATAAG from Nicotiana sylvestris chromosome 12, ASM39365v2, whole genome shotgun sequence encodes the following:
- the LOC138883132 gene encoding uncharacterized protein, which gives rise to MDEVPHHEKVRVTSMHLDDLTLQWHEAYMRGKAYLKLPYPSWEEYIWALLDRFGAEFDDPMSELVKLKQTGGVVEFQEAFDIAMTRLNLEPGYDVSIFLEGLKLELGDAVRILKPYSLSQAYHLARL